One Aegilops tauschii subsp. strangulata cultivar AL8/78 chromosome 7, Aet v6.0, whole genome shotgun sequence genomic window carries:
- the LOC109743174 gene encoding vesicle-associated protein 1-2, protein MASPGPAPAGELLRIDPIELRFPFELKKQISCSMQLSNLSDDYIAFKVKTTSPKKYSVRPNTGVVLPRSTCDVVVTMQAQREVPSDMQCKDKFLVQSVVAPSGINVKDVTGEMFMKESGNKIEEVKLRVTYVAPPQPPSPVPEESEEGSPSRVESENGDGPAGGFTRALRERIEPQEKSLEAGALISKLTEEKNSAIQQNHKIRQELDMMRREVSKRRGGGFSFVIVIIVALIGIFLGYMMKS, encoded by the exons ATGGCCTCCCCCGGACCAGCCCCCGCCGGCGAGCTCCTCCGCATCGACCCCATCGAGCTCCGCTTCCCCT ttgagttgaagaagcagatctCCTGCTCGATGCAGCTGTCGAATCTCAGCGACGACTACATCGCCTTCAAG GTGAAAACTACAAGCCCAAAGAAATACTCTGTGCGGCCCAACACAGGGGTTGTCTTGCCACGATCTACATGCGATGTTGTTG TGACAATGCAAGCACAGCGAGAAGTACCATCTGACATGCAGTGCAAAGATAAGTTCCTAGTCCAGAGCGTTGTTGCACCCTCTGGCATAAATGTGAAGGATGTTACAGGAGAGATG TTTATGAAGGAATCTGGAAATAAGATTGAAGAGGTGAAATTACGAGTCACCTATGTTGCACCTCCACAGCCACCATCTCCAGTTCCTGAAGAATCCGAGGAAGGCTCCCCATCTAGGGTTGAATCAGAAAATGGAGATGGTCCTGCTGGGGGATTCACCAGG GCACTGCGAGAACGCATTGAGCCCCAAGAAAAATCTTTAGAG GCTGGAGCTTTGATCTCCAAGTTAACCgaagaaaagaattctgcaatTCAACAGAACCATAAAATTAGACAGGAACTT GATATGATGAGACGGGAAGTCAGCAAGAGGCGCGGTGGAGGGTTTTCCTTTGTAATTGTCATAATTGTAGCTTTGATTGGGATCTTCCTGGGCTACATGATGAAGTCATAA
- the LOC109743175 gene encoding putative glycerol-3-phosphate transporter 1, producing the protein MAKSHETTSRKPPGLRLFKGAKALRNYQTLVLVLTFLAYTCFHMTRKITSIVKSELDPQTKVGSAWGRLHTRNSLNIGWSPFNTSDGSTLLGEIDVAFLAVYSLGMFFAGHLGDRMDLRIVLTIGMIGTAIFTALFGAGYWLNIHNFYYFLVFQMIAGLFQSSGWPSVVAVVGNWFGKSKRGLIMGIWNAHTSIGNISGSLLAASLLKFGWGWSFAIPSIIMALAGLVVFFFLPVSPDVMEIDIDDGEVNSDKDTAKEPLLEPGQEVKHKAIGFLEAWRIPGVAPFALCLFFSKLVAYTFLYWLPFYISHTPIGNEYLSDAMAGSLSTVFDVGGVLGGVLAGHISDRVNARAITAASFMYCAIPALFLYRTYGSMSMMSNICLMFITGMFVNGPYALITTAVSADLGTHSSLNGNSRALATVTAIIDGTGSVGAAIGPLLTGYISTESWSAVFTMLMAAALLAGLLLTHLVCAELRGKLSSNVSKVVANAQTTCSDQV; encoded by the exons ATGGCCAAGTCTCATGAGACGACGAGTAGGAAACCTCCTGGCCTCCGGTTATTCAAAGGTGCCAAGGCTCTAAGAAATTACCAGACGCTCGTCTTGGTCCTTACATTCTTGGCATACACTTGCTTCCATATGACTCGGAAGATAACAAGCATTGTCAAGAGTGAGCTTGATCCCCAGACAAAAGTGGGGTCTGCCTGGGGACGATTGCACACACGCAACAGTCTCAACATTGGTTGGTCTCCATTTAACACCTCTGATGGTTCCACTTTGCTTGGTGAGATAGATGTAGCATTCCTTGCGGTGTATTCTCTTGGGATGTTCTTCGCCGGGCATCTTGGTGACCGCATGGACTTGAGGATTGTTCTAACAATTGGCATGATTGGCACTGCCATATTCACTGCACTCTTTGGTGCTGGATATTGGCTAAATATTCACAACTTCTACTACTTTCTGGTCTTTCAGATGATTGCTGGCTTATTTCAATCATCTGGCTGGCCTTCAGTCGTTGCAGTTGTTGGTAACTGGTTTGGGAAGAGCAAGAGGGGATTGATTATGGGTATATGGAACGCACATACTTCTATTGGAAACATATCCGGTTCGCTGCTTGCTGCATCTCTGCTGAAATTTGGATGGGGGTGGTCATTTGCCATCCCCAGCATCATCATGGCTCTTGCTGGGTTGGTGGTGTTCTTTTTCTTGCCGGTTAGTCCTGATGTAATGGAGATAGATATTGATGATGGGGAGGTAAACTCAGACAAGGATACTGCAAAGGAGCCCCTTTTGGAACCAGGCCAAGAAGTGAAACATAAGGCAATAGGATTCTTGGAGGCATGGAGGATTCCTGGAGTTGCACCGTTTGCTCTCTGCCTCTTCTTCTCCAAGTTGGTTGCATACACCTTCCTGTACTGGCTACCTTTCTACATCAGCCATACAC CTATTGGCAACGAGTACCTCTCTGATGCGATGGCTGGCAGCTTGTCAACAGTCTTCGATGTTGGAGGTGTGTTGGGAGGAGTCCTTGCCGGTCACATCTCTGATCGCGTAAATGCACGAGCAATCACGGCCGCGAGCTTCATGTACTGTGCCATACCTGCCCTTTTCTTGTACAGAACATATGGAAGCATGTCGATGATGTCGAACATTTGCCTCATGTTCATCACTGGCATGTTTGTCAATGGTCCTTATGCCCTGATCACAACCGCAGTGTCAGCTGACCTTGGCACTCACAGCTCATTGAATGGTAATTCTCGGGCACTGGCCACTGTGACAGCAATCATCGATGGGACCGGGTCGGTTGGTGCTGCGATCGGGCCATTGCTCACAGGATACATCTCAACAGAGAGCTGGAGTGCCGTGTTCACGATGTTGATGGCAGCAGCACTTCTTGCTGGGCTCCTCTTGACACATCTTGTCTGTGCTGAGCTAAGAGGAAAGCTGTCTTCCAATGTGAGCAAGGTTGTCGCCAATGCACAAACTACCTGCTCAGATCAAGTATAG